A single genomic interval of Ischnura elegans chromosome 3, ioIscEleg1.1, whole genome shotgun sequence harbors:
- the LOC124155505 gene encoding serine/threonine-protein phosphatase PGAM5, mitochondrial isoform X2: MPSFSRLRSVFTGLGACGGALIFYYAFRENTTKRVHASWTTNYTPSVKWDYNWDKREPRSLIKPNGKDDNKVNEQLEKVQPTAVRNLFLIRHGQYNLNGATDREKCLTELGRMQADLTGQRLKDLNIPFTRLVRSTMSRATETAQIIQKHLPDVPCESSDFIQEGAPIPPEPPVGHWRPEKHFYEDGARIEAAFRKYFHRAPPTQEKDSFEIFVCHANVIRYFVCRALQFPPEAWLRLSLNNASITWLSIKPSGRVVLHLLGDSGHLPPELVTTS, from the exons ATGCCGTCGTTTTCAAGGTTAAGATCTGTGTTTACCGGTCTTGGTGCTTGCGGAGGAGCTCTTATATTTTATTACGCCTTCCGGGAAAATACAACTAAACGAGTCCATGCTTCTTGGACGACTAATTACACCCCGTCTGTGAAATGGGATTACAACTGGGATAA AAGAGAACCTCGAAGTCTCATTAAGCCCAATGGGAAGGACGATAATAAGGTTAATGAGCAGTTGGAAAAGGTACAGCCCACTGCCGTGCGGAATTTGTTCCTTATTCGGCACGGTCAGTACAACCTAAATGGAGCTACTGATAGGGAAAAATGCCTCACAGAGCTTG GGAGAATGCAGGCAGATCTCACTGGTCAACGCctgaaagatttaaatattcctttcacTCGACTTGTCCGCTCGACAATGTCTCGGGCAACAGAAACAGCCCAAATAATTCAAAAGCACCTGCCAGATGTCCCGTGTGAATCCTCTGACTTCATTCAGGAAGGAGCGCCTATCCCTCCAGAGCCTCCAGTCGGTCACTGGCGACCTGAGAAACAT TTCTATGAAGATGGTGCTAGGATTGAAGCTGCTTTCCGAAAATACTTTCACAGAGCTCCTCCAACTCAAGAAAAGGACAGCTTTGAGATATTTGTCTGCCACGCCAATGTAATCCGATACTTTGTGTGTAG GGCTCTTCAGTTTCCTCCTGAAGCGTGGTTACGGTTGTCTCTTAACAATGCCAGCATCACGTGGCTGAGCATCAAGCCGAGTGGGCGTGTGGTGTTGCATCTGCTGGGTGACTCCGGCCACTTGCCTCCCGAGTTGGTCACCACCAGTTGA
- the LOC124155505 gene encoding serine/threonine-protein phosphatase PGAM5, mitochondrial isoform X1, with translation MPSFSRLRSVFTGLGACGGALIFYYAFRENTTKRVHASWTTNYTPSVKWDYNWDKREPRSLIKPNGKDDNKVNEQLEKVQPTAVRNLFLIRHGQYNLNGATDREKCLTELGRMQADLTGQRLKDLNIPFTRLVRSTMSRATETAQIIQKHLPDVPCESSDFIQEGAPIPPEPPVGHWRPEKHQFYEDGARIEAAFRKYFHRAPPTQEKDSFEIFVCHANVIRYFVCRALQFPPEAWLRLSLNNASITWLSIKPSGRVVLHLLGDSGHLPPELVTTS, from the exons ATGCCGTCGTTTTCAAGGTTAAGATCTGTGTTTACCGGTCTTGGTGCTTGCGGAGGAGCTCTTATATTTTATTACGCCTTCCGGGAAAATACAACTAAACGAGTCCATGCTTCTTGGACGACTAATTACACCCCGTCTGTGAAATGGGATTACAACTGGGATAA AAGAGAACCTCGAAGTCTCATTAAGCCCAATGGGAAGGACGATAATAAGGTTAATGAGCAGTTGGAAAAGGTACAGCCCACTGCCGTGCGGAATTTGTTCCTTATTCGGCACGGTCAGTACAACCTAAATGGAGCTACTGATAGGGAAAAATGCCTCACAGAGCTTG GGAGAATGCAGGCAGATCTCACTGGTCAACGCctgaaagatttaaatattcctttcacTCGACTTGTCCGCTCGACAATGTCTCGGGCAACAGAAACAGCCCAAATAATTCAAAAGCACCTGCCAGATGTCCCGTGTGAATCCTCTGACTTCATTCAGGAAGGAGCGCCTATCCCTCCAGAGCCTCCAGTCGGTCACTGGCGACCTGAGAAACAT CAGTTCTATGAAGATGGTGCTAGGATTGAAGCTGCTTTCCGAAAATACTTTCACAGAGCTCCTCCAACTCAAGAAAAGGACAGCTTTGAGATATTTGTCTGCCACGCCAATGTAATCCGATACTTTGTGTGTAG GGCTCTTCAGTTTCCTCCTGAAGCGTGGTTACGGTTGTCTCTTAACAATGCCAGCATCACGTGGCTGAGCATCAAGCCGAGTGGGCGTGTGGTGTTGCATCTGCTGGGTGACTCCGGCCACTTGCCTCCCGAGTTGGTCACCACCAGTTGA